A region of Solanum dulcamara chromosome 7, daSolDulc1.2, whole genome shotgun sequence DNA encodes the following proteins:
- the LOC129895028 gene encoding uncharacterized protein LOC129895028 yields MATTTKKKTEKTIPGLVDLVFSWSLKDVLNKDLYKNKVKEIPETFVSIDHYLKSFIDPLVEETHADLLSNVSTVSRAPALEVVDVKIAKDFKPPKGLYYNILLKRNQETDVGENSESKNESKYEPEVGDLIALTDVRPRRIEDLNRPKRSYLIAIVQGMKDDGYRIPILSSQLVSFKKPDRATGEQGDKLFVVYLSNLTTNIRIWNALKSDLENSNLKIIKTVLKSDDSNVGEVDCSLCPVRETENNITISSSRAISLSFGLDSAQQEAVVSCVATRECAHRNTVKLIWGPPGTGKTKTVASLLYVLLKMRCRTLTCAPTNIAVLGVTKRLMQNVRSCLHYDTYGLGDIVLFGNGERMKIDDHDDLFDVFLSNRVAALASCLSPISGWKIGIQSMTCLLEDPEEQYRKYLLKDKDRDSDDDADIDDDEEEEKGSGTSQESSLSNDQGVDKNQKSKLWKKFVVETLKENKKKDKQNSQRVKNSREAGKANKVKKEGETNNKEVIVWTRDEFVNKRFKCIEHQLIFCLTSLYTHLPTSIISLEVAKQMIRLLEMFRTLGKLFATVEQSEGLKEILPGFVTRNKTRLSNICATKTECLKVLKFLNESISLPNFIEDYQIRSFCLKGACLIFCTASSSIKLHTEGMTPLEMVVIDEAAQLKECESTIPLQLPGLRHAILIGDEKQLPAMVQSKICEKAEFGRSLFERLVILGHKKHLLNVQYRMHPKISLFPNTEFYQKKIMDGPNVKSAAYEKKFLMGDIFGSYSFINVSSGNEEHDDKHSSRNKAEAFVVAEIVANLHKESVSSRQKVRVGCISPYKAQVFAIQQILGKKYSTDVKSDFSVNVRSVDGFQGGEEDVIIISTVRCNGNGSVGFLSNLQRANVALTRARYCLWILGNGTTLVNSGSIWKNLIIDAKARGCYFDVTEDKRLNQAILNAATELGELETLLITDSPIFQSSKWKVIFSEDFSKSIARIKDAEISKEVISLLVKLSSGWRKPEKNNTFSNKGGNSSIMLEVYGVKNLKLIWTIDILQQNSTYLQVLKIWDILPGYHIPKFAKNLDIHFGQYTVDMLNRCKYKRVERNFVFPMTWPIDGNGVLTTSSAHSDLDDKLVRRLAAMNLRDKPGSSRSSNNFHKSKMKKGELSREVKQNLLAEDFMERYMRNKSK; encoded by the exons ATGGCAACTACTACAAAGAAGAAAACAGAGAAAACAATTCCTGGCTTAGTGGATTTGGTGTTTTCTTGGTCTTTAAAAGATGTGTTGAACAAAGATCTTTACAAAAACAAG GTGAAAGAAATTCCAGAGACATTTGTGTCGATTGATCATTATTTGAAGTCATTCATTGATCCACTAGTTGAGGAAACACATGCTGATTTGCTGTCAAATGTGTCCACAGTTTCGCGAGCACCTGCTCTCGAGGTTGTTGATGTTAAAATAGCAAAAGATTTTAAGCCTCCCAAAGGTTTATATTACAATATTTTGTtgaaaagaaatcaagaaacagATGTGGGAGAGAATAGTGAATCaaaaaatgaatcaaaataTGAACCAGAAGTTGGTGATCTGATTGCACTAACAGATGTGAGACCAAGAAGAATTGAGGATTTAAACAGGCCTAAGAGATCTTACCTCATTGCTATAGTTCAAGGCATGAAAGATGATGGTTATAGAATACCTATCTTGTCTTCACAACTTGTTTCGTTTAAAAAACCTGACCGGGCAACGGGTGAACAAGGGGACAAGCTTTTTGTTGTCTATCTTTCTAATTTGACAACAAACATTCGAATATGGAATGCGTTGAAGTCAGATTTGGAAAATTCAAACTTGAAGATCATTAAGACCGTATTGAAAAGTGATGATTCGAATGTT GGTGAAGTAGACTGCTCCCTTTGCCCCGTTAGAGAAACAGAAAATAATATTACTATATCAAGTTCAAGAGCCATTTCCTTGTCTTTTGGGCTAGATAGTGCACAACAAGAGGCTGTTGTAAGTTGTGTTGCTACAAGAGAATGTGCTCACCGGAATACGGTTAAGCTAATTTGGGGTCCTCCAGGAACTGGAAAGACAAAAACAGTTGCCTCTTTACTTTATGTCCTGTTAAAGATGAGATGCAGAACTTTGACTTGTGCGCCCACGAACATTGCTGTGTTGGGGGTAACGAAGAGGCTGATGCAGAATGTACGGAGTTGTCTGCACTATGACACTTATGGTTTAGGagatattgtcttatttggtAATGGGGAACGAATGAAGATCGATGATCATGATGATCTGTTTGATGTATTTCTTAGTAACCGTGTTGCTGCTCTTGCTAGCTGCTTGTCTCCGATTAGTGGGTGGAAAATTGGTATACAATCCATGACATGTTTGCTCGAGGATCCTGAAGAGCAATACCGCAAGTACTTACTGAAGGACAAGGACCGTGACAGTGATGATGATGCGGACatagatgatgatgaagaagaagaaaaaggaagtGGTACTAGTCAAGAATCTAGTTTGAGCAATGATCAAGGAGTCGACAAAAACCAGAAGAGTAAGTTATGGAAGAAATTTGTTGTTGAAACCTTAAAAGAGAACAAGAAGAAAGATAAACAAAATTCTCAAAGGGTGAAGAACTCGAGAGAAGCAGGAAAAGCAAACAAGGTCAAGAAAGAAGGGGAGACGAACAACAAAGAAGTCATTGTGTGGACACGTGATGAGTTTGTCAACAAAAGATTCAAATGCATCGAGCATCAGTTAATATTTTGCCTAACGAGCTTGTACACTCATCTACCTACTTCTATCATTTCACTAGAAGTAGCTAAGCAGATGATCAGACTTCTTGAGATGTTTCGAACTCTTGGAAAATTGTTTGCTACTGTGGAACAATCTGAAGGATTAAAAGAAATTCTACCGGGATTTGTTACAAGGAATAAGACAAGACTTTCTAATATTTGTGCAACTAAAACAGAATGCCTAAAAGTGTTGAAATTTCTTAATGAGAGTATCTCTCTTCCAAATTTCATTGAGGACTACCAAATTCGAAGTTTTTGTCTGAAAGGTGCATGTTTGATTTTCTGCACGGCTTCTAGCTCGATAAAGTTGCACACGGAAGGAATGACACCACTGGAGATGGTGGTAATTGATGAAGCTGCTCAGCTGAAAGAATGTGAATCCACTATTCCGTTACAACTCCCTGGTCTCCGCCATGCTATACTCATCGGTGATGAAAAACAATTGCCTGCTATGGTTCAGAGCAAG ATTTGTGAGAAGGCTGAGTTCGGAAGGAGCTTATTTGAGAGGCTGGTAATTTTAGGACACAAGAAACACCTTCTTAATGTTCAATATAGGATGCATCCGAAAATAAGTTTGTTCCCTAATACAGAGTTCTATCAGAAGAAAATTATGGATGGTCCTAATGTGAAATCAGCAGCATATGAGAAGAAATTTCTTATGGGAGATATTTTTGGTTCGTATTCATTTATTAATGTAAGTAGTGGAAATGAGGAGCATGATGACAAACACAGCTCGAGAAATAAGGCAGAAGCTTTCGTTGTAGCTGAGATAGTTGCCAACCTTCATAAAG AATCTGTCTCTTCAAGACAAAAAGTCCGTGTTGGTTGTATATCTCCTTACAAGGCTCAAGTTTTTGCTATTCAACAAATTCTTGGCAAGAAATATAGCACAGATGTTAAGAGTGACTTCTCTGTGAATGTACGCTCCGTTGATGGTTTTCAAGGCGGTGAAGAGGATGTAATAATTATATCCACTGTTCGTTGTAATGGCAATGGATCGGTTGGGTTCCTCTCGAATCTTCAGAGAGCAAACGTAGCATTGACACGAGCAAG GTACTGTCTTTGGATATTGGGAAATGGCACAACTTTGGTTAATAGTGGTTCCATATGGAAGAATTTGATCATTGACGCCAAGGCTCGTGGTTGTTACTTTGATGTTACTGAAGACAAGCGATTGAATCAAGCAATTTTGAACGCGGCCACTGAACTTGGAGAGTTAGAAACATTACTCATAACCGATTCACCTATATTCCAGTCATCCAAATGGAAG GTTATATTTAGTGAGGATTTCTCAAAATCCATTGCCAGAATTAAGGATGCTGAGATAAGTAAAGAAGTGATTTCCCTTTTGGTGAAGCTTTCGAGTGGTTGGCGTAAGCCAGAAAAGAACAACACGTTTAGCAACAAGGGCGGGAATTCTTCAATAATGTTGGAGGTGTATGGTGTCAAGAACCTAAAATTGATTTGGACCATAGATATTCTGCAGCAGAACTCTACATACCTTCAAGTACTAAAGATATGGGACATTTTACCAGGATACCACATACCAAAGTTTGCAAAGAATCTTGACATCCATTTTGGTCAATATACAGTGGATATGCTGAATCGATGCAAATACAAACGTGTGGAACG AAACTTTGTATTTCCAATGACTTGGCCAATTGATGGAAATGGTGTCTTAACAACATCCTCAGCTCACAGTGACCTAGACGACAAGTTGGTACGCCGATTGGCAGCCATGAATTTGAGGGATAAACCAGGATCTTCAAGAAGTTCCAA TAATTTTCACAAGTCCAAGATGAAGAAAGGAGAACTGTCACGCGAAGTAAAACAGAATCTACTTGCTGAAGATTTCATGGAACGATATATGCGCAACAAGTCCAAATAG